The Komagataella phaffii GS115 chromosome 4, complete sequence genome includes the window TCGACCTTCTCCGGCCCAAGTCACCAAACAGAAGACTTTCCTATTGTTAGAAAGCTCAATaccaaaataaaataatGCTATCATCTAATTTACATTATACCCCACTAAATAAAAGCTACTTAAAAAAAGAGGGATATCGCTACAACATCCgccttcaacaaaaagcCTAAACCCTGACCTTAAAATAATAAAACATCGACACTAGAGAGtttgaaactcaaaaatGTAATTAAGAAATGAATATCTTGCCTTTAATGAACAAGATaaaaaaaggaaacaaatGGTCGTAATGTACAGTTGAAAGGGCCACTAAAAAGATCCTTCAAAACGACCAGCCTCAAGTTCTTCGATGATAGTATCTCCAACGACATCGTCATTGTCGTCATCCTCTACCAATTCGATAGTGGAATACTTGATAAGATCCCATCTTTTCCAGAAACTAAGACTGTCGTCAATATTGTTTGATTCCacaaaatcttgaagatgatacTTTGACTTGATCAATTTATCCTTCAAGTCTTGCAGTCTCAAGTTAGAGGGTTTTTCGGATATTCTGTTGTTATCACTTTCATAATCAGTGATGTCCGTCAAATCACCGTTATCCTCGTCATTGTTCTCAGCTTCCACATCCTCTTCgtcagaagaaaatataGAGTTAGGAGTGTTGGGCAGTATCTGCTGTGCAGAATTAGTGCTCAAACTTCGAGTTCGCTGATGCTGTTGGTGGTGTGATGACTTGGAAAATCCATATACTTGATCTTCTGTGTTAGAAGTTGCATCACAATATCTAGCCCAAGCTTCATCAATAGCACCAATCAAATAGTCAAAACACCTAGATCTAGCGGTGACATCAGACTCTGGGACGCAGTGTCTAGATCTAGAACTGTGGCCGCTAGAAGTTGATAAAAAGCTAAGATCGGTAAGCTTTGGCGGAGATGTATTGAAGGACGCTCTTTTCATCCTATTGAGAGATGAAATGTCAGAGTTTGGATTTTCCCGTTCATTGGTTAACAGAGAGAAACTGTGTTTATTGGTAGCACGATGCCCAATTGGTTTGGACACCATAACATTGCtatcatcatcctcttcgTCGTAATCATCTTCTTGGCTGTATTTTGCAAATGCAGGAGAGAGTGATAAATCCATAGAACCAAGACGGAAAACTCCTGCTTTGGGTCTAGGACAATCATCGTCCTCCTCGTCTTCAGCTTCGGACGACGACGATTCAACAGGCAAGCTACTCAAACGTTTTTTCATAGGTTTGGACTGACATACCGGAGACGATAGCTGCGCTAAGGAAATAGACGCAGAGCGACCATAATTCGTGTTAGGACAGAGTTTCTTTCtgattgaagaatcagaagTAGTGGAAGATCTCTTGAGAGACAGTGCCATGTTTAGATAGTAGTGCGTCGACAAATAAAAAAAATCGTGAAGCAACCAAAAAAAACTGGGTGGCAAAAAAACTGACCAATCAGAGTGGAGGAAAAGACCTGAGCAGCACAATTAAGTGGTCAGAAGTGTTTAAAGTCGCCTGAAAAGGAGAGGTAAAAGGGTATCGAAATAAGTGTGAAGACCTAGTTCAAAAACCTAACCTGTTAGTgtaaacttttgaagaatacaGTCACAAACAAACAGCAAGTACAAATGTGTTGCTGTAAATTTTATGGGAGCGAATTGGCTTTCAAacaacagaagaagaaaaccaaTGGAAAAAGTGGCAATTTTATTCAACGGACACTTTGGCTGTAGAGAGTGCGCGAACCAACGTTCGAGAAACGGTATGATTGGttggtttcaaaatttgCTAGGTACGTTATCGTGGTTACAAGGCTTACGTGGCACTAAAGTGAAAGCGTGGATTACTATTGGAGTGAGGTTATTGTATGGCAGTTTAGGGCGGTCCAACAGTTGGATTTGACGGTCTCGGCTGCTCTGGTCTGTGGTAAGCTGGCTTCTTGGCAAGAGTGTTGCTTGCCACAGCGCAGAACTGATAGTTACTCAAGCTTGCTATTTTTACACAGCAAACttgtttccttttctcATCTGACTTCCAGCCAGGTTAAGTCCGATGAAGTACACAAATAGGGAAAGCATATGCAAATACAACATACGCAGCAAGGAGTCGAGATTGGGTGGGGCCAGGTaaaggaaggaaaaactCCTTCCCCCTACAAAGATTGGCAAATAATCGTACTGCAATGCAATTATTCCGAAACTAAGTCCATCGCATACAGCACCCGCATACAGCATCGCTCATACTTTCACCTAGGTATGTGTTGGCATCGATGTGGTCTTCGCTGAATCCTCGTAATCAGAAGTCTTCCATAGCCTCGTAATAGTTTTGGGCTTAGTGAGGAAATTCAGCCCTGCCTGCCCGTAGAAGTTCAAATCTCCTAGGAAGGAACCCCTGCTGCCAGTGAATGAGAACATAGGTAATGGCACAGGGATAGGTACATTAACCCCAATCTGGCCAACATCAACGTTCTTGGTGAACTTTTGTTGCGCAGGACCCGACGTCGTGAAGACTGACGTCCCATTGCCATAAGGGCACTTGTTGATAATCTCAATAGCCTCATCCAAGGTTTGTACGTTGATGACTGACAAAACCGGAGCAAATATCTCCTCTACGTAACAATCCATATCGGGCTTGACATTTGCTAGAATTGTAGGTGCCAAAAAATTTCCTTTAGAATACTGCTCAGGAtgttttcctcttccatCCAGTAGAATTTTTGCTCCTTGCTTAATTGacttttcaatgatcttCTCTGCTCTCTCTTTAGCATTTGGGGTTACCAATGGACCTAGATCAGAACTGGGGTCAAATCCACTTCCAATCTTCAACCCTTTGGCATAATCTACTACGTCCTGAACCCAGTTTTTCGTCTCTCCAACACAGATGAGGACAGAAATTGCCATACATCTTTGTCCAGCCGCTCCGAAGGCAGCTCCGTTTATAGCATTAACGAATTGTGATCTATTCGCATCTGGGAGAACCACTAAATGATTCTTGGCTCCTAAATTAGCCTGGCACCTCTTTCCATGCTTAGTAGCTTCTTGATAGATATACTCACCGGCTTTGTTACTCCCAACAAAAGTCACAGCTTTCACTCTGGGATCTCTTATAAGCTTGTTCACCGTTGGGACTTTTCCGTGGACAATGTTGACTACTCCAGGAGGGATTCCAGCTTTCTCTACTAGCTCAGCAATAATCAATGCAGCCCCAGGCGCCCGTTCTGATGGCTTGATGACCGTTGTATTGCCTGTCACTATAGCCAGGGGTAGGGTCCATAAAGGAATCATAGCAGGGAAATTAAAAGGGCATATTGATGCAATCACTCCCAATGGCTCTCTTGCCATTGAAGTCTCCATATCAGCACTAACTTCCAAGAAGGACCCCTTCAAGTCTGACGTGATAGAGCACGCTTGCTCTGCCACCTGTAGTCCTCTCAAAACGTCACCTTGTGCATCAGCAAAGACTTTACCTTGCTCCAATACTATGACGGAGGCAATTCTGTCAAAATTCTCTCTCAGCAATTCAACCAACTTGAAAGCAAATTGCTGTCTCTTGATGATGGAGActtttttccaagattgaaatGCAATGTGGGACGACTCAATTGCTTCTTCCAGCTCCTCTTCGGTTGATTGAGGAACTTTTGAAACCACAAAATTGGTCGTTGGGTCATGTACATCAAACCATTCTGTAGATTTAGATTCGACGAAAGCGTTGTTGATGAAGGAAAAGGTTGGATACGGTTTGTCGGTCTCTTTGGTATGGCCGGTGGGGTATGCAATTGCAGTAGAAGATAATTGGACAGCCATTGTTGAAGGTAGAGAAAAGGTCAGGGAACTTGGGGGTTATTTATACCATTTTACCCCACAAATAACAACTGAAAAGTACCCATTCCATAGTGAGAGGTAACCGACGGAAAAAGACGGGCCCATGTTCTGGGACCAATAGAACTGTGTAATCCATTGGGACTAATCAACAGACGATTGGCAATATAATGAAATAGTTCGTTGAAAAGCCACGTCAGCTGTCTTTTCATTAACTTTGGTCGGACACAACATTTTCTACTGTTGTATCTGTCCTACTTTGCTTATCATCTGCCACAGGGCAAGTGGATTTCCTTCTCGCGCGGCTGGGTGAAAACGGTTAACGTGAAATGAAATTAGACACACAACAAATCTCTCATCTCCTCTCACGTCAAATGTATCATTTAGCTCCACGGAAGAAGCTCCTGATTTGGGGTGGCAGTCTGGGATTTGTACTACTTCTGCTCATAGTGGCATCATCTCACCAGAGGATCAGATCCACAATTCTCCATCGAACGccaatttcaactttgcCTGTCATTTCCCAAGAAGTTATCACTGCGGATTATCATCCAACACTATTGACCGGGTTCATACCGACAGACTCCGATGATAGTGATTGTGCTGATTTCAGTCCAAGCGGTGTGATTTACTCGACTGACAAGCTCGTGCTGCACGATTCTCTGAAAGATATCAGagattctcttttgaaaacacaATACAAAGACCTCGTAactcttgaagatgaggaaaaAATGAATATAGACGATATTTTAAAACGTTGGTATACTCTCTCTGGTTCAAGTGTTTGGATTCCCGGAATGAAAGCGCATTTGGTTGTTTCCAGAGTTATGTATTTAGGAACCAATGGTAGAAGTGACCCATTAGTATCGTTTGTTAGAGTACAATTATTTGACCCAGATTTTAATGAGTTGAAGGACATAGCGCTCAAGTTTTCTGATAAGCCAGATGGAACGGTCATATTCCCATATATTCTGCCTGTAGATATACCGAGAGAAGGAAGTCGATGGTTAGGTCCTGAAGATGCAAAGATTGCTGTAAATCCAGAAACGCCAGATGATCCAATAGTGATATTCAATATGCAAAACAGTGTGAACAGAGCCATGTACGGATTTTACCCTTTCAGACCTGAAAACAAACAAGTCTTGTTTTCTATAAAAGATGAAGAGccaagaaagaaggagaagaactGGACTCCGTTTTTTGTCCCTGGCTCACCAACTACCGTTAACTTCGTATATGACCTACAGAAGTTAACAATTCTAAAGTGCTCCATCATAACCGGAATCTgtgaaaaagaatttgTTAGTGGAGACGATGGGCAGAATCATGGTATCGGAATATTTAGAGGTGGATCAAACCTTGTCCCCTTTCCTACCAGCTTTACTGATAAAGATGTTTGGGTGGGCTTCCCTAAAACACACATGGAAAGCTGTGGATGCAGCAGTCATATTTACAGGCCTTACTTAATGGTTTTAGTGAGGAAAGGAGATTTCTACTACAAGGCGTTCGTCAGTACACCGCTAGATTTTGGAATCGACGTTCGATCGTGGGAAAGTGCAGAGAGCACTAGTTGCCAAACAGCCAAGAACGTGCTAGCAGTCAACTCCATCTCTAATTGGGATTTACTAGACGATGGTCTGGACAAAGATTATATGACAATCACTCTCAGCGAGGCAGACGTTGTCAACTCAGTATTGAGAGTCCGTGGTATCGCCAAGTTTGTAGACAACCTCACAATGGACGATGGATCCACAACCCTTTCCACTTCAAACAAGATTGATGAATGTGCAACTACTGGCTCCAAACAATACTGTCAAAGGTATGGTGAGCTTCACTAAGCCTTGGGGGACTTCAAGTCTTTGCTAGAAACTAGATGAGGTCAGGCCCTCTTATGGTTGTGTCCCAATTGGGCAATTTCACTCACCTAAAAAGCATGACAATTATTTAGCGAAATAGGTAGTATATTTTCCCTCATCTCCCAAGCAGTTTCGTTTTTGCATCCATATCTCTCAAATGAGCAGCTACGACTCATTAGAACCAGAGTCAAGTAGGGGTGAGCTCAGTCATCAGCCTTCGTTTCTAAAACGATTGAGTTCTTTTGTTGCTACAGGAAGCGCCCTAGGGAACTTTCGCACTTTGGAAATAGATTTTGATGACCAAGAGCGGGAGTTGATATTAGAGAGGCTGTCCAAAGTACATGGGATCAGGCCGGCCAAATTGATTGGTGTGACTAAACCATTGTGTACTTGGACACTCTATTACAAAAGCgaagatgatttgaagTATTACAAGTCCCGAAGTGTTAGAGGATTCTATCGAGCCCAGAATGAAATCATCAACCGTTATCAGCAGATTGATAAACTCTTGGAAAGCGGTATCccattttcattattgaagaactacGATAATGAAGATGTGAGAGACGGCGACCCTCTGAACGTAGACgaagaaacaaatctaCTTTTGGGGTACAATAGAGAAAGTGAATCAAGGGAGGTATTTGTGGCCATAATACTCAACTCTATCATTAATGTGGTTCTTTTGGTAGCAAAAATCTTTGTTGTTTTGTTCAGTTCCTCACTCTCATTGATGGCTTCGTTAGTTGACTCCGTGATGGATTTCTTATCTACTTTGATCATATATGTTTCTAACTCTTTTGCTGGGAAAAGAGACAAGAATGAGTATCCAGTTGGAAGGTCAAGGTTGGAGCCCTTAGGAGTTCTTGTCTTTTCCGTAATCATAATTGTCTCTTTCATCCAGGTCGGAaatgaatctttgaaaaagctaaTCAGTGGCGACCGTGATGTTGTTTCTTTAGATAAAACCACTATCAGCGTCATGGTATTCACCGTAGCTGCAAAGCTATTCGCCTACTTTTGGTGCAAAAGCTCCAAGAACTCCTCTGTTGTTGCATTGGTGGAAGATGCCAAAACTGACATTGTCTTCAACTTGGTATCTTTAGTCTTTCCTGCTTTGGGCCATTGGCTGGGTATTTGGTGGCTTGACCCCCTAGGTGCTCTGTTATTATGTGTATACGTGATAGCTCTATGGGCGTCCATTGCATTTGTCCATATCAACAATTTAACTGGATCAGCAGCCACTAAAATCGATATGCAAACAATAATATACCTGATTCTTCGATTTTCAGAATCGATTACCAAAATCACCAGTCTGAAGGCATATCACGTTGGGGACCACATCAATGTTGAAGTCGACGTGATATGCAACTCCAAGTTAGACTTCAAGGAGTTCCATGATCTGGCCGAATCAATTCAATACACGATAGAACTGTTACCCTATGTCGAAAGAGCATTCGTCCATTTAGACTATAGACTGGGAAACTACGTAGGACATCTACACTAGAAATATGTAAATTATAATCCTTGAATTTTGCTTACAATGTTCAGCGATAATAATAATTGTCACCGAATCTTCGCTTACGTCGCTACTTGGCACGGCACTACTATATTGTCTCTCCAATCTCATTCCTCCCATAACGGTGAAGAAGGCAAATACATACCAACCCTATTAGATGGATCCATCACAGGAACAGAGGGAATGGCAAGAACAATCAATTGCGAATCCCCAACCTCAGAGTGGGACAATCATCGAGGATTTTGTGTTTGCTGTAGGAATTATCAACTTTCATCACATCAGAGGACCTGAGATTGAGTATTGGTTGGATGCAGAGGGCAAGTCGCCGTTAGACACGGAAAAGATTGCTAGCATAAATGAAAGATGGCCGTATTTATCCTTTGAAGCACTACCTGATGGAGCTCATATGTTCACTGAATGCTTTTCTGAGTTTTCTCTAGTTTTTGACCAATCGTCATTATTTGGCTGCGCCTGTGTCCGACAGGTTGACAGGGCAGATTTGCTCAATaatgaagacaaagaaTACACGAGGAGTACAGTACAAAAGGCTGTTGTTTTAATAACCCGATACCCCATTACAATCCAATTAAGGGAGCAGCTAAGCATTATCACCATGACGTTCTTTGAGCAGATGGATTTTAGAGATAGAGAGATAGTGCAAATGTTTTATGATAATATAAGAACAAGGTATAAGCATGTTAAGATATTGAACGATGATCCCTATGAAACCCTAACAGAAAATAGTAGCAATGAAAATGGCGACGGCGCTTTGAAGATTATAAAGGAGTCTGACTTTTATGTTGGACTGGATCTGAAGCATTTAGTTTTGGGCTTGAAGCGAAACTTGCTGatacttttgaaagcaTTACTATTAGAGAAACGTATCATGTTTTACAGcaaaaacttgatgaagctGTTCAATTCCCAAATGTCTTTCTTATCATTAATACCTAATTTATTACTAAATTTGCAGGATTGTTCCGATCCTTCATTGAACAGTCTCTCtcaaaacagaaagaagctCACATCGTTGAAAACTAGTGACAGAACTTCTTTGCTAAACTTCATTGGATTGCCTCtcaaattgtttgataaaGGTGGATTCTTTCAACCATACCTCACACTTCAGCAAAATGAAGTGCTGAACAAAAAGACCACATTATGGTACCTTGTAGGCACCTCAAATGATTTATTTTTAAATCAAAAACACAAAATTGCAGACATTGTTGTTCATGTTGATCATTTAGGAGAATCATCAATTGAGATCCTCAATGAAGATCTCAAACCATCACTTTCATTAACCAACGCAGATAAAAAATTCATTGACTTCATTGTCCACCAAGTTAAGCTTGCCCATTTAGAAAATGAAGGTTCAGGCAGCAATACAATAAACAATTTCAACCTTTCCCGATCATTCAACGGGGGTAACGAGTTCATCAGAaacaatcttgaagattACTTAATCGGACTTTTATCCACATTGAAGTATGAAAAATTCCTTGAAAATGCCACTCCGACCCAACTGAATTCATTGATTCCCATAGGAAATACGAATCACAACCAGTTGCACAGTGACGTCAAACATTATAACgaacttttcatttcaGAGTATCGAAAATCGAACAACTACCAAATTTTCGACGATAGCACGGATGAcgaacttttcaatttttttgagcCGACCCATGCAGCTAATCTCATTGCATCACCCAACATATGGGATAAGATGGCAAAACCATTCCAGAAGTTAAGGCGGTAGGTTATGTAGTTTTGGCAAGTCCCAACAGTAATTAATAGACGTTTCCTATCGCGATTATAAAATCTCCTGTATTGTCCCTTGCTTCCACTCTCTTAGTTTGGCATACGTATCAATGAGCAAAAAGCTAATAGTTTTTGGAGGGAATGGCTTTCTAGGTAAGTCAATTCAATGCTATTTATTCAATTAACCTTGCTAACAGTTTTTTCAAGGAAAAAGGATATGCCAGGAGGGAATCAAGGCTGGTTTTAAAGTGGTTTCATTATCGTAAGTACTTCACATTTTCTTCCTCTAAGTCAAGTTCTTCTAACAATAAAAAAAGCTCTTCTGGAAAATCCCCAACAAAGATCTTACCTTCTGATGATGAGTGGgtcaaaaaagttcaatgGAAAAAAGCAGATGTTTTCAAACCAGAATCCTACAAAGATATCCTTAAAGATGCCAATGCGGTAGTTCATTCAGTCGGAATTTTGCTTGAAAACGCTGAATATAAGAAAGCCATCAATTCAAACAACGATCTACTGGGAGAGATCATGagtttctttcaaaccTCTAACCCAATGACCAAGAACGTTTCCAATTCTTATGACGCAGTCAATAGGGAATCCGCTGTCCTATTGGCCCAGACTCTTATTGAAAGTAAAGGAAAATTACCCAAAAGCATTTCTAAGGCACCGGCATTCGTCTATATATCTGCAGATCAGCAGCCTCCATTTATTCCGTCAGGATACTTAGagtcaaaaagaaaagctgAATTTGAACTATATCAACTTCAACCTGGAATTAGACCAGTTCTCATGAGACCCTCGTTCATGTTCGATGAACATATCTCAGGAGACGTTAGAAGCAAactgaaagatttgataaaACTCGGTGACCAGTTTAACCAAAAAATACTCAACAACGCCTTAAAAGATATCATAAGACCTACAGTATCTACCAATCAAGTTGCAAAAAgtgtcattgaaaagatcaacGACCCAGAATACCATGGACCAGTTTTGCTTGAAGAAATAGTCTAATATATTAGCGTATACAATCACctcttgaactttttcaaaggattAACTCTTTTCCTCACGCCTCCTCTTGGGCCTCTCTTCTCATGCTTATTTGGGTTTGTATTCTTGAAAGGCACAAATCCAACCGTTGGGTGAGATCTGGCTCCCTTCGGGAGCAGGTAATCGGGAACTCTCTTCAAATGAGGTTGAACTCTATTTGGATGCAGTTCTTTATCATGCCTCAAAGATAGTAAGTCTTGTGGgttctcttcaaaatgtcTCTGTAACTTTTCATTGACCATGATTTCTTGCTTGATCTCCTTGATTCTAGCATTCCTAATAGCTGTGGCGGTGACGGCTCTGAATGCATCTTCCATACGGTATCTGAAACCTTCTACCTGGGACTCGTTGAAATGATAAGGTTCCAGTTTGGAGCCTATTCTACCTTGAGCCGTCATTATTCTGGCCAGAATCTTTTCATCTCTCTTGGCACTTTTTAAGTTGGAAGCAATGTGTTTATTCCATAACCTCTTTTCGACAACAAATGAGAGTGCCATACCAGACTTTCCTGCTCTTGCCgttcttccaactctaTGAACATATGACTTGGCTGTTGTTGGAAGATCGAAATTCAGCACGCAGGCTACATTTTTAAAATCCACACCTCTGGAAAAACCTGAATCCCTTTGCTTGGAGCTTTTACTgttgattttttcttcctcttctatCTCCTCCTCTCCGtcttcattctcttcaGTTTTCTCTGTATTATTCTCGGtagatttcttttcagcTACTTTTTCATCAGCATTCGTTTCAGTTTCATTtgcttcttccaaaaaatcttcTTCCCTTTCTTCTCCCACGCTACTCTCATCAGTTGCAATTAATAACCGATAGACATTCTTGTTGAATTGATCCACAGTATGCATTCTTGAACTCAACGGAAGTTCGTTGTTTAGCAAACATGACTTGATACCAAACTGTTCCAGAAAGAGTTTCAATCGGTATCCTCTATCAATGTTATTGACAAAGATCAAGGTCTTACC containing:
- a CDS encoding Mitochondrial aldehyde dehydrogenase; this encodes MAVQLSSTAIAYPTGHTKETDKPYPTFSFINNAFVESKSTEWFDVHDPTTNFVVSKVPQSTEEELEEAIESSHIAFQSWKKVSIIKRQQFAFKLVELLRENFDRIASVIVLEQGKVFADAQGDVLRGLQVAEQACSITSDLKGSFLEVSADMETSMAREPLGVIASICPFNFPAMIPLWTLPLAIVTGNTTVIKPSERAPGAALIIAELVEKAGIPPGVVNIVHGKVPTVNKLIRDPRVKAVTFVGSNKAGEYIYQEATKHGKRCQANLGAKNHLVVLPDANRSQFVNAINGAAFGAAGQRCMAISVLICVGETKNWVQDVVDYAKGLKIGSGFDPSSDLGPLVTPNAKERAEKIIEKSIKQGAKILLDGRGKHPEQYSKGNFLAPTILANVKPDMDCYVEEIFAPVLSVINVQTLDEAIEIINKCPYGNGTSVFTTSGPAQQKFTKNVDVGQIGVNVPIPVPLPMFSFTGSRGSFLGDLNFYGQAGLNFLTKPKTITRLWKTSDYEDSAKTTSMPTHT
- a CDS encoding Conserved protein involved in exocytic transport from the Golgi, whose amino-acid sequence is MSSYDSLEPESSRGELSHQPSFLKRLSSFVATGSALGNFRTLEIDFDDQERELILERLSKVHGIRPAKLIGVTKPLCTWTLYYKSEDDLKYYKSRSVRGFYRAQNEIINRYQQIDKLLESGIPFSLLKNYDNEDVRDGDPLNVDEETNLLLGYNRESESREVFVAIILNSIINVVLLVAKIFVVLFSSSLSLMASLVDSVMDFLSTLIIYVSNSFAGKRDKNEYPVGRSRLEPLGVLVFSVIIIVSFIQVGNESLKKLISGDRDVVSLDKTTISVMVFTVAAKLFAYFWCKSSKNSSVVALVEDAKTDIVFNLVSLVFPALGHWLGIWWLDPLGALLLCVYVIALWASIAFVHINNLTGSAATKIDMQTIIYLILRFSESITKITSLKAYHVGDHINVEVDVICNSKLDFKEFHDLAESIQYTIELLPYVERAFVHLDYRLGNYVGHLH